A window of the Oryza brachyantha chromosome 5, ObraRS2, whole genome shotgun sequence genome harbors these coding sequences:
- the LOC102721649 gene encoding probable WRKY transcription factor 31, whose amino-acid sequence MTSSMAPAPLPPPPYAQVMEDMEKGRELAARLVALLHDSPEAGRIVDQILHSFSRAMQALNKAVSAAAGEGSEVQSEVTCGASAGGKRKAAAAAGGAAPERRASCRRRTQQSSGETVVVKNLGDGQPWRKYGQKEIQNCKHPKAYFRCTHKYDQLCAAQRQVQRCDDDPASYRVTYIGKHTCRDPATVAGGAAGMAAHLLHQVAGGGGGGDDEALHAGSRLISFVAGPPDAAAAPTTSTTTTATAPPLLPPLKVEVEPGVVGCDQEEVLSSLTPGSSAARGGGGAAAALGPSDQGDVTSSLHYAYLDGGAGGGAMQELFRDDDGVFDDLFGDLLLNYDH is encoded by the exons ATGACGTCGTCCATGGctccggcgccgctgccgccgccgccgtacgcGCAGGTAATGGAGGACATGGAGAAGGGGCGGGAGCTGGCCGCGCGGCTGGTGGCCCTCCTCCACGACTCCCCCGAGGCCGGCCGCATCGTCGACCAGATCCTCCACTCCTTCTCCCGGGCGATGCAAGCCCTCAACAAGGcggtctccgccgccgcgggagaAGGCTCGGAGGTGCAGAGCGAGGTCACCTGCGGGGCCAGCGCCGGTGGGAAGAggaaggccgccgccgccgccggtggcgcaGCGCCTGAACGGAGGGCCAGCTGCCGCAGGAG GACGCAGCAATCGTCCGGCGAGACGGTGGTCGTCAAGAACTTGGGCGACGGGCAGCCATGGCGCAAGTACGGGCAGAAGGAGATCCAGAACTGCAAGCACCCAAA GGCCTACTTCCGGTGCACCCACAAGTACGACCAGCTGTGCGCGGCGCAGCGGCAGGTGCAGCGCTGCGACGACGACCCGGCGAGCTACAGGGTCACCTACATCGGCAAGCACACCTGCCGTGACccggccaccgtcgccgggGGAGCCGCCGGGATGGCCGcgcacctcctccaccaggtcgccggcggcggaggcggcggcgacgacgaggcccTCCATGCGGGGTCTCGCCTCATCAGCTTCGTCGCGGGCCCGCccgacgcggccgccgcgccgacgaCCAGCACGACCACCACGGCCACCGCTcctccgctgctgccgccgctcaaggtggaggtggagcccGGCGTCGTCGGGTGCGACCAGGAAGAGGTGCTGAGCAGCCTCACCCCCGGCAGctccgcggcgcgcggcggcggcggcgcggctgccgCCCTCGGGCCGTCGGACCAGGGCGACGTCACGTCCTCCCTCCACTACGCCtacctcgacggcggcgccggcggcggcgccatgcaGGAGTTATTCAGGGACGACGACGGTGTCTTCGACGATCTTTTTGGCGACTTGCTGCTGAATTATGATCACTGA